Genomic DNA from Patescibacteria group bacterium:
TGAAGACTCGCAAAGAGCAGGCTTCAGACAGAATGATTGTCCGCCGTCGGAATCACGATAAGAATCGCGCAGTGTAAACCCCTATGACCCGAAGTCTAAAAAAAGGCCCGTTCGTAGCCGACCACCTTCAGAAGAAGGTGGACAAGCTTCGCCCAGGAGATAAGACGGTCGTGAAGACCTGGTCTCGCTCCTCCACCATCACTCCACAGATGGTTGGGTTTACGTTTGCTGTGCACAACGGTAAGGATTTCATTCAGGTGCGAGTTGTTGAAAACATGGTCGGCCACAAGCTAGGCGAGTTTTCTCCAACGCGTAAGTTTGTTCGCCACGCTGGCAAGATGGTTGCTGCTGAAGCAGCACCAGCTCCGGCCGCGGCCGCTGCCCCGGCAGCAGCTAAGAAGATCAGCCGATAAATTGCCATATGGAAGCTATCAGCAAAGCAAAATTTATCCGCATCGCTCCTCGAAAGTCTCGCCTGGTGGTGAGCCTCATTCGGGGGATGTCTATCGGCGCTGCTCGCCGCCAGCTTATGGTGTCTGACAAACTCGCGGCGACGCCAGTTTTAAAGGCGCTGAATTCGGCCATTGCCAACGCCGTGAACAACCTCAAGATGGATGAATCCACCCTGGTTGTTTCTAAGGCGTACGTGGATGAGGGGCCGAAGATTAAGCGTTCCACGCCCCGCGCGCAGGGTCGGGCTACACCGATTCGCCTCCGTATGTCGCACATCACCATTGCGGTCTCTGGACCGGATGAAGCGACGAAGGTGAAAAAAGTGACGGCGAAGAAATCTGTAGTAAAAGCTCAAACGACAACCGCCTAATATGGGTCACAAAGTCCATCCAAAAGCATTCCGTCTCGCCACCATTTACACTTGGGATTCCAAGTGGTTTGCCCGTGGCGGACAATTTATTTCTCAACTGAAAGAAGACGTTGAGCTCCGCGAATTCCTCCGCAAAGAACTGAAGGAAGCCGGTCTGAACGATGTCGGTATTGAGCGTACGCCGAAACAGTTGACCATCACGGTCCATGTTGCAAAACCAGGTTTCGTGATTGGCCGTTCCGGTGCCGGCATTGAGGATCTAAAGAAGAAGATCATGAAGGCCTTCTTCCGCGGTCGCCGGGTCACGCTGAACATCAACGCGACTGAGGTTTCTCGCCCGTCTCTTTATTCACAGATTATTGGCGAACAGATCGCTCAGGACATTGAACGCCGTCTCCCGTTCCGTCGGTCCATGAAAATGGCCATTGAACGCGTCATGAAGGGCGGAGCCAAGGGAGTTAAGATGACCCTGTCCGGACGTTTGAACGGAGCAGAAATCGCTCGTACGGAAACGCTGTCCCAGGGTTCTATCCCGCTTCATAACTTGCGCGCCGACATTGACTTCGCTCGCGTGCGAGCGAACACGGTTTACGGTGTCATTGGTATCAAAGTGTGGGTTTACCGCGGCGATGTTTTTGAAAAGGATAAGGCCGCTGAAGCTACCCAGTCCGCAGAAACGGCTCCGGAAGCCTCAAAACGTGCAGCTCCTACTCGCTACCGCGCACCTCGCGCCTAACTGACCCTGTCCTATGCTACTCCCCAAAAAAATGAAATATAGAAAGTGGCAAAAGCGACGCACCGCTGGTGATCGCGTTGCCACCCAGAAAACGGACGTTGCTTTCGGCTCCTTTGGCTTAAAAGCTATTACGGAGGCCTGGGTAACGGCTCGCCAGATTGAAGCTGCCCGCCGCGCGATGACGCGTGCGATTAAGCGCGGTGGAAAAATTTGGATCCGTATTTTTCCTGACCATCCGGTCACTAACCATGGCGCAGAAGCTCCGATGGGTAAGGGAAAGGGTGGAGTGGACTACTACATGGTTCCTGTCCGCGCCGGCACTGTCATGTTTGAGATGGACGGGGTGACGCCTGAGGTAGCTAAAGAGGCTTTCCGTCTGGCAGCTTACAAGCTCCCGGTTAAGACAAAGATTATTTCCCGCTAATATGCGCTATAAAGAACTTGACGGTAAAACCGAAAAAGAGCTCCAGGCGCTAATGGCGGAGGGGAGAGCCAGAATCCACGCGCTCAGATTGAGCCGTTCCATGAACCAGCTAAAAGGCGTGCGGGAAATCAGACAGGTTAGAAAAGATACGGCTCGCATGATGACCAAGTTGTCCGCTTTGAAGAAGTAATATGCCTAACGAAACCAAAAAAATCACCCGCCGCCGCTTGATCGGTACGGTCGTCTCTACTAAGATGATGAAAACCGTATCCGTTCGAGTTGACCGCACCGTGATCCATCCTAAGTACGGTAAGCGCTACGCTGTGAGCGCTAAGTACTTGGCGCACAACGAATCTCCAGACATCCAGGCTGGTGATAAGGTTGTGATTGAAGAAACCAGACCACTGTCTGCGCTTAAGCGCTGGAGAGTAGTCAGTAAAGCCTAAGCCCTATGTTGCAACACCGATCAATGATCGCCGTGGCTGACAACAGCGGCGCCAAAAAGCTCCAGGTCATTCGTGTCCTGGGTGGCTACAAGAAGCGTTATGCCCGTTTGGGCGACGTCGTGACTGCTGTCGTGAAGGTCGCTGACCCGCACAACCCAGTCAAAAAGAGCGACGTAGTGCACGCGGTGATTGTCCGCTCACGCAAAGAAGTACGCCGTGAAGACGGCTCCTACATCCGCTTTGATGAGAACGCAGCTGTTCTGATCAATCGTGAAACAGGAGATCCTCGCGGAACACGTATCTTTGGACCAGTGGCTCGCGAGTTGCGCGCTGGTGGTTTCACTAAAATTGTGTCCTTGGCCCCTGAAGTCCTCTAATCCATCTACTATGAAAATCAAAACAGGCGACATGGTTCGCGTCATGGTAGGGAAGGATAAGGGTAAAGAAGGCAAAGTGACTCAGACGTTTCCAGAACTTGGTCTGGTGGTAGTAGAGGGCGTGCGCCTCACGGTCAAGCACATCTCGCCTAAGCGGATGAAGCAGCAGGCGGGGGCAGCTAAACCAGAAGGACAGAAGGTGACTTACAGCGCTCCGATCCGAGTAGAGAACGTGGCGGTGGTGTCTGGCGGTACGGTTGGTCGGGTTGGCTACAAAGTGACGGAAGGCGGTCAGAAGACACGCGTCCTTCACTCAAAGAAATCGGTCAAAGACATTGGCTAATTATGCAAACTCTTAAGGAACAATTTACGACCGTAGTTCAGCCGGCTCTCCGCCAGGAGTTTGGTTTGACTAACGTTCACGAAACCCCAACCATCTTGAAAGTGACGCTGAATGCCGGCTTTGGCAAAGGCAAGGATGCGAAGTTTTCTGATGTGGTGGTAGACACTTTCCGTCGTATCACTGGCCAGCAGCCAGTCAAAACCAAGGCCCGCAAGTCCATTGCTGGATTCAAGGTTAGAGAAGGTATGGTGGTTGGCGTGACAGTTACCCTGCGCGGTAAGAAGATGTGGGACTTCTTAGAGAAGCTGTCTCGCGTGTCATTCGCTCGTATTCGTGACTTCCGAGGTATCCCGGAATCGGCGGTAGATAAGGATGGAAACTTCAACTTCGGCATGAATGAACACACGTCGTTCCCGGAGATTCTGCCAGATGAAGTAGAATCACTGCACGGTCTCCAGATCACGATCACTACTACCGCCAAGAATCATGCGGAAGGAGTAGCGCTCATGAGGGGCCTCGGGTTCCCATTTGCTACGAAAGAGAAAATCAGCCGAGCCTAACCTATGGCAACAACGAACCAAATTGCTAAGTCCAAGAAGACGCCTAAGTTCATGACCCGCCACGTACTACGGTGCTGGCGCTGTGGCCGAAAGCGTTTCTTCATGCGGGACTTCGGCTTGTGCCGCATCTGTTTCCGTGAACTTGCAAACGTGGGCGAGATCCCAGGCATTCGGAAAGCTAGCTGGTAATCCTATGATGACAGACCCAATCTCAGACATGCTCACCCGCATCCGCAACGCCGCCATGGTGAAAGCGGAGGTGGTCACCATGCCCCTCTCACAAATGAAATTCGCTTTGGCGAAGATTCTAGAGAGCGAGGGCTTCCTTCAGGCTGTCAGCCGGGAGGAGCAGGGCGGACGCCCCATCTTGAAGGTGGAGCTTCGCTATGAACCGAATGGTTCACCCCGCGTCTCGGACTTGAAGCGCATTAGTAAGCCAGGCCGCCGTGTTTATGTGAAGGCGACTGAGCTGACTCGTGTCCGTTCAGGTTTTGGTATTGCGATTCTTTCAACCCCGAACGGACTCATGACGAGCGACGAGGCAAAGAAACGGCATTTGGGCGGAGAACTTATTTGCGAAATTTACTAATATGTCGCGAATCGGCAAAAAACCAGTTTTCCTCCCCGCCGGTGTAACCGCGGAGATCGCAAACGATAAAGTTACTGTAAAGGGTCCAAAGGGGGCTTTGACCTTGGCTCTTCACGCTCACGCTCACGTGGCCCAGTCTGCTGATAGCACTGGCATGGCTCAGCTTGATGTTACGGTGAATGATCCGGAGAATGACGACCGAGCCATCTGGGGTACCATGCGCGCACTTCTGAATAAGATGGTGAAGGGCGTGACTGAAGGCTACGCTAAGACACTCGAGCTCAATGGAGTTGGTTTCAAGATGAACTTGAAAGGCAAGGGACTCCTCATGTCACTTGGCTTCTCCCATGACGTAGAATACGAATTGCCAGAAGGCGTCGTAGCTAAGATCGAGGGGAACGTTCTGACGCTGTCCGGCATTGACGCGGAGGCAGTCGGTCGAGCAGCGGCAGAGATTCGCTCGCTCAAGAAGCCGGAACCATATAAAGGAAAAGGCTTTAAGTACTCTGACGAAGTGATTCGTCGTAAGGCTGGAAAGGCTGCGAAGAGCGAGAAATAAGCATATGACCCCAAAGAACATCCAAAAAAAGCGTGCACAGGCTGAACGCCGCGCTATCCGCACTCGCGCTAAGATCTCCGGAACCACGGAGCGACCGCGCTTGTCTATCTTCCGATCTTCTAAGCACATGAGTGCTCAGGTTATTGATGATACAAAGGGCAAGACTTTGGCCTCTGCTTCTGATCTGAAGATGGATGCCAAGAAGACAGGCCTGGAATTAGCGGCGATGGTTGGCCAGGAAGTGGCCGCCAAAGCCAAGGCTGCCGGCATCACGAAAGTCGTTTTTGATAAAGGCCAATTCCGTTTCCACGGGCGCGTAAAGGCGCTCGCTGAGGCGGCTCGTGAAGGCGGACTTGTATTCTAATCCTATGGAAGAACCAACAAAAATTGTTACTCCAGTAGTTGCTCCGGCTCCTGCCGGACAAGCTCCTCGCACGACTGATCGTCGCGGACCTCCGCAGCGCGGTGGTGCTGGTGCTGGCCGTGGTGGTCAGGGTCAAGGTGGTCGGGGCGGAGATAGCCGCGGACGCGGACCTCGCACCGGTGGCCGCCCAGAACGTGAACCACGCGAATTCGAGCAGAAGATTCTAGAACTTGTTCGCGTTACTCGCGTGACCAAGGGCGGTAAACGCATGCGTTTCCGCGCCTCTATTATCATCGGCGACCGTCGTGGTCGGGTGGGCTTTGGCGTAGCAAAGGGTGTTGACGTGGCTATGTCTGTAGAGAAAGCTTTCCGTCAGGCTAAGAAGAACATGATCACAGTGCCGCTCGTCAACGAGACTATTCCGCACGAGGTATATAGCAAGTACGCCGCAGCTAAAGTGCTTTTGAAGCCAGCACCTAAGGGTACTGGACTCAAGAGCGGCGGCCCGACCCGCATGGTGCTTGAACTGGCTGGTGTTCCGAACGCAGTTTCTAAGCTTCTTGGAGCCAAGAACAAGATCAACAGTGCTAAGGCCACCTTCTTGGCACTCAGTGCTTTGAAAATGCCTCTGCCAAAGGAGAACGCAAAGAAATAATATGGCAATTACTCTATCTAATTTACGCTCAGCTAAGGGTGCTCGCGCCCTGCCTAAGCGTGTAGGCCGCGGTCTTGGTTCTAAGGGAACCACCGCCGGTCGTGGTCAGAAAGGTCAAAGCTCTCGCTCCGGCGTGGGTGGACTTAAGCGTCTTGGTATGCGCCACACGCTGTTGGCCACTCCAAAGAAGCGTGGCTTCACGTCTTTGAGCGAAAAGCTGGTGTCTGTGAATATCGGCGAGCTCGAGAAGAAAACAATTGCTAATGAAGTAGTTACTCCAAAGACACTCGTGGCTAAGGGATTGATTCCGAAGGGTTCTCACGCAGCTAAGATCCTGGGCGGTGGTGAGTTGACGCACGCGATTGTGGTCAAGAACTGCGAGGTTTCAAAATCCGCAGCCGAGATGATCGCGAAGTTGGGCGGAAAGATTGAGTAACCATTCTTTTGAACGGTATGAACGTATTCCTGCGGATCCTGAAGACGAAAGAGCTCCGGAACGGTCTGCTCTTCATGCTCCTCTGTGTCACGGTATTCCGTATTGCCGCGCACATTCCGGTGCCGGGGATTGATTCGTCCGGTCTTGAATCTCTTCTGGCAGGAAACCAGTTTCTTGGGCTTTTGAACGTTTTTTCCGGCGGCACGCTGACGAGCTTTTCGATCGTGGCGCTTGGTGTTGGTCCCTATATCACGGCATCCATCATTTTCCAGCTGCTCGGAATGATTTTTCCGTCTGTAGAGGAAATGCAACAGGAAGAACAGGGTAGACAGAAGATTAACCGCTGGACGCGTTTGCTGACGGTTCCGCTTTCGTTCCTTCAGGGCTACAGCATCCTGAAGCTTCTTCAGCAGTCCAGCGCATCGCTCGGAACTCAGCTGACCTTCTCTACCATGGATTATTTGCTCGCCATGCTTTCCATGATGGCTGGGACGATTTTTCTTATGTGGTTGGGGGAGCTTATCAGCGAGCGCAAGATGGGGAACGGTCTTTCGATCATGATTTTCTCCGGTATTATTGCTTCCATGCCAGGTTTTGTGGCGAAATCGTTTGCGGCGAGCACCAGCGCGGACACGACGAATATTATTCTCTTCGTGGCGTTGACGCTCGTGACGGTTATTGGCGTTGTCTACGTGAGCGAGGCCGTGCGTAACTTGCCGGTGCAATATGCCCGCGGTGGTGGCGCAGGTTCAACCGTGAACTCGTCCTTGCCACTCCGTATCAACATGGGCGGTATGATTCCTATTTTGTTTGCCCTCTCCTTGATTGTGCTTCCTCCGCTTGTGGCGCAGTTCTTTGTGAATGCTCGAACGGAGATCATACAGCAGATTGCTACACAGACCGTCACGCTTTTTGGGAACAATTTGTTCTACGGAGTTGTTTACTTCATTCTAGTGTTTTCCTTCACCTTCTTCTATTCATCGGTGGTGTTTAAGCCAGAGCAGGTGGCCGAGAACCTCCAGAAGCAGGGTGGATTCATCCCCGGTGTTCGGCCCGGAGAGCAGACGGCTAAGTATCTCCAGTGGGTCACTAATCGTCTCTTGCTGATTGGCGCGCTTTTCTTGAGCATAATCGCGGTTCTCCCAGTCTTCATGCAGGAAATCACCGGTACTCAGAATCTGGTGGTTGGCGGTTCGTCCGTCATCATCGTTGTGTCTGTCATTGTCGATATGGTGAAACAGGTTGAGGCTCAGCTGACCATGCGTAGCTACGACAACAAGTAATATGGAAGCAGCCCTTCAGGGCTGTTTTCTTTTTTACTATTAGCAGTTATCATCCCCCAGTAGCTTATGCATAGAATATTCATCTTGGGGCCGCAGGGGAGTGGGAAGGGGACGCAGGCCAAGAAATTGTCAGCCTTCCTCGGGATACCGTACCTATCCATGGGCGATCTTTTGAGAGAAGAGGCAAAGGGAGAGGGCGAGCTTTCTCAAAAGGTGCGGGCAATCGTGGAGACTGGTAGTTTAGTATCGGACGTTGTGGCTGAAGCAGTACTCAGGAAGCGTTTGGCAGAGCCGGATGTGGCGAATGGATATATTTTGGACGGCTTCCCGCGGAACTTTGAACAGATGAAGGCGTTTGTGGGATTTGATCAACCAACAGCAGTTATCGTGATCGACATACCAAAGCGTGAATCACGGGCTCGCTTACAGAACCGAGCAATCACGGAAGGCCGCACGGATGACACACCAGAGGTCATCGAGAAACGACTCGGCATCTATAGTACAGATACCGTTCCGATTATTGAGGAATACAAGAAGCTTGGTGTCGTGCGAGAAGTTGACGGGATGGGAACCATTGAAGAAGTAGCTGAGAGAATTCAACGGCTTTTTGTTTTATAGGGTCTACGAATGTTCTCGTAAAAATTTGGAGTCGGGTTACCTCCTAACAAATTTTTCCGAAAACATTCTTCGCCCCTAACCAATACCAATATGGCGCTAATCAAAACTGCAGAAGAAATCCAGGCGATGCGTGAGGGCGGGGCGTTGCTATCAAAGGCGCTTCAGGCCGCGGTAGACATTGTGAAGCCGGGCGTGACGATGCGACAGCTCGACGATATTGCTCGAAAGACTATTGAAGATGGTGGCGGAAAACCGTCATTCTTGGGGTATAAAGGCGGTAACAAAATCCCGTTCCCTTCGACTGTTTGCATCTCGGTTAATGAAGAAGTTGTCCACGGGGTAGGCTCGCGCGAGATAGTGCTAAATGAAGGCGACATTGTCGGACTCGACATTGGCTGTTGGTATAAAGACATGTGTACAGATATGGCTGTGACGGTACCGGTTGGAAATATTTCTAAGGAACTCAAGGAGCTTCTCCATGTTACTCGAGATTCAATGCGTGCCGGTGTTGAAGCAGCTAAGGTTGGCGGAGTAGTGCGTGACATCAGCCAGGCTGTTGAAGGCGCGGTGAACCAAAAGAAGTATGGAATTGTTAAGGCGTTGGTCGGCCATGGCGTAGGACATGCGGTACATGAATCGCCACACGTGCCGAATTACGTCGATAGCTCCTTTCCGAAGACGGCGCTTAAAGAAGGAATGTGTTTGGCTATTGAGCCTATGTTGACGCTCGGGACTGATGACGTAGTTACCGCGAAAGATGGTTGGACGATTGTTACCGCAGACAATTCACTCGCTGCGCATTTTGAGGTGACCATCGCACTGCTTCCAGGCGGCCCAGAAGTATTGACGCCAGAGCCTACCGTCAAGATCTAAAAAAGAAGAGGTCCCTTCGGGGTTTAAACCCGAAGGGACCTGAGATGCACCCTATCCTGCGCTGGCCAGCGTCCAAGATTTCTACGATATCTATTCGTCCCCATCCCATCGAATTGGCACCCGATGGACGTGTGGACGGAGATGATCCTGCGGGCCCGGGTGTGGGGGACCCATCCTCTTTATGAGATTTTGAGCTGAGTACCGGCGGCACTCGAAGCTGGCCGATCTCGACCCCTGTTGTCTTTGCGTTAAGACTGACAGGAGCTCGCCTCCACGGGGGATGTCCGTGTTTTTTCCCTTGCAATCACTCCGACTCTCCATGCGGGAACCAGGATTGACTGCAAATTGAGGCATTCACGATATGGTGACAATATGCTAGCATTAGGCGAGAGTTTTGTCAATAAAATCGCTAATATTCGCTATGCACGAGCGTAAAGAGATCCATGAGGCCTTTCTTCGCCAGGCCCTGCAGGCTATGGGAGTAGAAGACGCGGTCTATGTGACAGAGAATAGTTATGATGGCGGATATGAGATTCGGGTAGGTTCTTGTGACTTTTTTGTAGATTACGAGACGGCAGACGAAGAAGACGCGGAGTATATTAAGAAGCAACTGAACTTATGTTCATAAAAAAAGAAGATGCAACTGGGTTAGTAATTTTGTTCGTGATGATGGTGATAATCGCCACTTTTTTTGTGCTTGCGCCAAACGCGCCGGAGATCAGCTATAGACCCGTGGAGGAAACAGGAAGCGCCTTAATCGTCGTTGACCCGACGCTCGATAACCTAGGCGAGATTCACGTGAGCGCCACGGTGAAGACGCCTGGGTTTATTACGTTCCATGAGGCAATCGGCCAGGCGCCGGGAGGAGTAGTTGGCGTTTCAGAATACTTGCAACCTGGGGAGTATAAAGATTTGGTTATTACGCCTTTAAGACCGCTCGAAAGGGACAATCAATACTTCGCTCTGATGTTTAAGGATGGAGGTAATCATAAATATGATCTTGGTGTAGACCTTCCTATAATGAGCAATGGGGCAGTGATTAAAGTTCACTTCATAACTCCCGCGATGTGAAATATCTCGGCGTAGATTTTGGATTTAAGAAAATTGGGCTCGCGTTAGGGGATGATGGCGCTCGCGTGGCCGTTCCTTTTAGCGTCATCTTTGGCGGTCTCAAGGAGCTGCTCGAAGTTATTAAGGAGGAGCAGATTGAGGCCTTGGTGATCGGACTCGCGGTCCCAGAGGCTCATCAAAGCCAGACGCAGCTTGAGCGCACGTTAGCCTTTGCCGAAAAACTTAGAGCCGAGAGCGGACTCCAGGTACATGTGGTTGATGAACAATTTACGTCAACGGAGGCACGACGCGTGCAGAAAGAGACAGGAACTAAGGCGGATGAAGACGCACTCGCGGCCATGTTGATCCTGCAGGCGTATTTTGACGAAGGCTCCATGGGCGTAGAGCAGTTCTCCGTGAAGCCGTAAAACCCTATGTGGTCGTCCCTCAAGACCGAAGCCATGATTCTGACCATCTCGCCTTTTCGGGAGGCGGATAGGCGCTATTCGGCGTTGACTCGGGACCATGGCAAGATTGAGTTCATTGGCCGGGGCGCGCGGAAGGGGAAGGCTAAAGTAGCACCACATCTTGATCCCTTTGCGGTTATCACCCTTGAGATTATTAAGGGCCAGCGGGGCATGACGGTGATTGGGGCTGAACGAGCGCATGCCTTCCGTGAGCTCGCAGGATCGCTCGACGGCCGAATGCTAGCTCATGCCGCGGGCGCGTTGTTAGAAAAAACAGTTCAGCAGGATTTACCAGACCTTGAGCTTTACGAAGAGTATAAAGCGTTGCTCCAGTTTTTGAATGATACGAGCGCGCTTTCGCCCATGCGTACAACTTTTGTGCTGGGCGGGTTTCTTTTGCGTCTTCTTTCGATGCTCGGTTACGAGGTTGAGCTGAACTCGTGTCTGGCATGCAAGGGCGACATTCTTCCGTTGTCATTTCGCTGGCATGATGGCCGGGGCGGACTTGTCTGTACTGGCTGTACGTTGGCCGAGCCTCAGGAATGGGTGGCGGCGCGAGTTTTGGAAGAGGAGATCGTGACCCTAATGCGTTTTGCACGCGAAGCTCAGTATTCAGACTATGTGCGGCCAGCGCTTAAGGCAGAGCATGTCAATGCGTTTGCCGCGTGCGTGCATGACCTCATGCGCCACCATGTTCCTGGCTATCAAATGGACGAGCCGTTTTGGAGTTTGCTTTTTCTTTATTAAAATGGCGAACCGCTCCTCCGACGAATCAGAGGAGCGGTACAGAACGGACGACTGCGGCGTGATTAGCCGCGGTGACGGAGCTCGATCATGAGCGAGCGAATACGAACCTCCTGGATGATGTGGATGTCTTCGCCCTGAAGGAGACGGCGAACCGCACGACGGAACTGGCTGAGTGCCAGCTTGTTGTCGCGGTTTTCCACATCTATCTTCACGATGCCTTCTACTTCGAGTAACGCGAACGCTTCGCGATCAGCCTGGGTGACTTCCTCTGGCTTGACCCAAAGGACGCGATTAGCGCTCTTCACGATCTCAATGATTTTCTGGAGGAGCTTGCACGCCTCCATGATCTCCTCGTGGTTGATGACGGCGCTATCGCCGGAGTGGATTTCTGCGGTCGCGGGGAGCGACGTGTCGAGGTTCATCAAGGCGGGACTCCTGCTAAAAGGCCTTTTTAACATATCACGCGTGGCGTTTTCCGCGAATATTTATCCACTCTAGCCAGGTCGTTCGCGAAACGACGTGGCTTGCAGGAAAAAAATGATTGCGCTATGGTTTCTTGGTAACTGCTCGCGACTGACAACCGCGATGGGCTAAAACTTCATAAAAAGTACAAAGCAAGGTGGCACCGCGGAGTGAAATTCGCCCTTAGCACATAATTCTTTAACGGAATTGTGTTGTGAGGGCGAATTTTTGTTCTCCCTCGACACAGAAATTTTATGCAACGTATTCTTACATCAGAGACGGTTGGAAAGATTGGTGAAACAGTGACCGTGGCAGGCTGGATCCACGCCCGCCGCGACATGGGAAAAGTGGCGTTTTTTGACCTTCGTGACAAGGAGGGCTTGATCCAGGTAGTTGCCGTTCCGGCAGAACTTGGTGACTCGGCGGAGATCTCGACCAAGCTACGTTCTGAATGGGTGGTCGCTATCACCGGTATCGTTCAAGCACGAGGAGCTAAGCAGGTGAACGACAAATTGAAGACCGGCACCGTTGAGCTCTTGGCGAAGTCGATCGTCGTTCTGAACGAAGCAAAGACGCCTCCATTCGAGATAGACAAGGATACTCGACCAG
This window encodes:
- the rplN gene encoding 50S ribosomal protein L14 → MLQHRSMIAVADNSGAKKLQVIRVLGGYKKRYARLGDVVTAVVKVADPHNPVKKSDVVHAVIVRSRKEVRREDGSYIRFDENAAVLINRETGDPRGTRIFGPVARELRAGGFTKIVSLAPEVL
- the rplO gene encoding 50S ribosomal protein L15 — protein: MAITLSNLRSAKGARALPKRVGRGLGSKGTTAGRGQKGQSSRSGVGGLKRLGMRHTLLATPKKRGFTSLSEKLVSVNIGELEKKTIANEVVTPKTLVAKGLIPKGSHAAKILGGGELTHAIVVKNCEVSKSAAEMIAKLGGKIE
- the secY gene encoding preprotein translocase subunit SecY — protein: MNVFLRILKTKELRNGLLFMLLCVTVFRIAAHIPVPGIDSSGLESLLAGNQFLGLLNVFSGGTLTSFSIVALGVGPYITASIIFQLLGMIFPSVEEMQQEEQGRQKINRWTRLLTVPLSFLQGYSILKLLQQSSASLGTQLTFSTMDYLLAMLSMMAGTIFLMWLGELISERKMGNGLSIMIFSGIIASMPGFVAKSFAASTSADTTNIILFVALTLVTVIGVVYVSEAVRNLPVQYARGGGAGSTVNSSLPLRINMGGMIPILFALSLIVLPPLVAQFFVNARTEIIQQIATQTVTLFGNNLFYGVVYFILVFSFTFFYSSVVFKPEQVAENLQKQGGFIPGVRPGEQTAKYLQWVTNRLLLIGALFLSIIAVLPVFMQEITGTQNLVVGGSSVIIVVSVIVDMVKQVEAQLTMRSYDNK
- the rpsE gene encoding 30S ribosomal protein S5; the protein is MEEPTKIVTPVVAPAPAGQAPRTTDRRGPPQRGGAGAGRGGQGQGGRGGDSRGRGPRTGGRPEREPREFEQKILELVRVTRVTKGGKRMRFRASIIIGDRRGRVGFGVAKGVDVAMSVEKAFRQAKKNMITVPLVNETIPHEVYSKYAAAKVLLKPAPKGTGLKSGGPTRMVLELAGVPNAVSKLLGAKNKINSAKATFLALSALKMPLPKENAKK
- the rpmC gene encoding 50S ribosomal protein L29; translated protein: MRYKELDGKTEKELQALMAEGRARIHALRLSRSMNQLKGVREIRQVRKDTARMMTKLSALKK
- the rpsC gene encoding 30S ribosomal protein S3, producing MGHKVHPKAFRLATIYTWDSKWFARGGQFISQLKEDVELREFLRKELKEAGLNDVGIERTPKQLTITVHVAKPGFVIGRSGAGIEDLKKKIMKAFFRGRRVTLNINATEVSRPSLYSQIIGEQIAQDIERRLPFRRSMKMAIERVMKGGAKGVKMTLSGRLNGAEIARTETLSQGSIPLHNLRADIDFARVRANTVYGVIGIKVWVYRGDVFEKDKAAEATQSAETAPEASKRAAPTRYRAPRA
- the rpsS gene encoding 30S ribosomal protein S19, which translates into the protein MTRSLKKGPFVADHLQKKVDKLRPGDKTVVKTWSRSSTITPQMVGFTFAVHNGKDFIQVRVVENMVGHKLGEFSPTRKFVRHAGKMVAAEAAPAPAAAAAPAAAKKISR
- a CDS encoding type Z 30S ribosomal protein S14 — protein: MATTNQIAKSKKTPKFMTRHVLRCWRCGRKRFFMRDFGLCRICFRELANVGEIPGIRKASW
- the rplX gene encoding 50S ribosomal protein L24, encoding MKIKTGDMVRVMVGKDKGKEGKVTQTFPELGLVVVEGVRLTVKHISPKRMKQQAGAAKPEGQKVTYSAPIRVENVAVVSGGTVGRVGYKVTEGGQKTRVLHSKKSVKDIG
- the rpsH gene encoding 30S ribosomal protein S8, which codes for MTDPISDMLTRIRNAAMVKAEVVTMPLSQMKFALAKILESEGFLQAVSREEQGGRPILKVELRYEPNGSPRVSDLKRISKPGRRVYVKATELTRVRSGFGIAILSTPNGLMTSDEAKKRHLGGELICEIY
- the rpsQ gene encoding 30S ribosomal protein S17; translation: MPNETKKITRRRLIGTVVSTKMMKTVSVRVDRTVIHPKYGKRYAVSAKYLAHNESPDIQAGDKVVIEETRPLSALKRWRVVSKA
- the rplV gene encoding 50S ribosomal protein L22, whose protein sequence is MEAISKAKFIRIAPRKSRLVVSLIRGMSIGAARRQLMVSDKLAATPVLKALNSAIANAVNNLKMDESTLVVSKAYVDEGPKIKRSTPRAQGRATPIRLRMSHITIAVSGPDEATKVKKVTAKKSVVKAQTTTA
- the rplF gene encoding 50S ribosomal protein L6: MSRIGKKPVFLPAGVTAEIANDKVTVKGPKGALTLALHAHAHVAQSADSTGMAQLDVTVNDPENDDRAIWGTMRALLNKMVKGVTEGYAKTLELNGVGFKMNLKGKGLLMSLGFSHDVEYELPEGVVAKIEGNVLTLSGIDAEAVGRAAAEIRSLKKPEPYKGKGFKYSDEVIRRKAGKAAKSEK
- the rplP gene encoding 50S ribosomal protein L16; its protein translation is MLLPKKMKYRKWQKRRTAGDRVATQKTDVAFGSFGLKAITEAWVTARQIEAARRAMTRAIKRGGKIWIRIFPDHPVTNHGAEAPMGKGKGGVDYYMVPVRAGTVMFEMDGVTPEVAKEAFRLAAYKLPVKTKIISR
- the rplE gene encoding 50S ribosomal protein L5, with translation MQTLKEQFTTVVQPALRQEFGLTNVHETPTILKVTLNAGFGKGKDAKFSDVVVDTFRRITGQQPVKTKARKSIAGFKVREGMVVGVTVTLRGKKMWDFLEKLSRVSFARIRDFRGIPESAVDKDGNFNFGMNEHTSFPEILPDEVESLHGLQITITTTAKNHAEGVALMRGLGFPFATKEKISRA
- the rplR gene encoding 50S ribosomal protein L18, with translation MTPKNIQKKRAQAERRAIRTRAKISGTTERPRLSIFRSSKHMSAQVIDDTKGKTLASASDLKMDAKKTGLELAAMVGQEVAAKAKAAGITKVVFDKGQFRFHGRVKALAEAAREGGLVF